The Antedon mediterranea chromosome 11, ecAntMedi1.1, whole genome shotgun sequence genome window below encodes:
- the LOC140062323 gene encoding rRNA-processing protein UTP23 homolog, translated as MKVRRYKHARRFLSFYKNNYQFRAPYQILIDGTFTNMALQYKINLKEQIPKYIGEEVQLLTTNCAISEMENLGSKLYGAMSILKRFKVRKCAHHGKPVGASECLLSMLVDGNQHHYFIATQDPDLSNQLRKVPAAPLLYINFNAIVLEKPSLVSQKTADNKLSNKLAPSTEEKDTLKKLKQRFLPQAERVRFKKKKPKGPNPLSVKKKKKRSEGNIVNKLGSEGSKRKGRQRRKRANLPKLTD; from the exons ATGAAGGTTAGACGATACAAACATGCAAGACgctttttgtcattttataagaaCAACTACCAGTTTCGAGCACCTTACCAGATTCTCATTGATGGTACATTCACCAATATGGCTCTACAGTACAAAATCAATCTCAAAGAACAGATACCAAAATATATTGGAGAAGAAGTTCAG cttCTCACTACCAATTGCGCAATATCGGAAATGGAAAACCTTGGGAGTAAATTGTATGGCGCCATGTCAATCTTAAAACGGTTTAAAGTGCGGAAATGTGCACATCACGGTAAACCTGTCGGTGCGTCAGAGTGTCTATTGAGCATGCTAGTGGACGGTAATCAGCATCATTATTTTATTGCAACTCAG GATCCAGATTTATCAAACCAATTGAGAAAAGTTCCAGCCGCACCTTTGCTGTATATAAACTTCAACGCCATTGTATTAGAAAAACCGTCACTTGTGTCCCAAAAAACTGCAGACAATAAATTAAGCAATAAATTGGCACCTTCAACAGAGGAAAAAGACACTCTTaagaaattaaaacaaagaTTCTTGCCGCAAGCTGAGAGAGTTcgttttaaaaagaaaaaacctAAAGGACCAAACCCATTGTCggttaaaaaaaagaagaaacgaAGTGAAGGaaacattgtaaataaattggGAAGTGAGGGAAGCAAAAGAAAAGGAAGGCAAAGAAGGAAAAGAGCTAATTTACCAAAGTTGACTGATTAG